Proteins from a genomic interval of Gemmatimonas sp.:
- a CDS encoding permease-like cell division protein FtsX: protein MKLALREVILASRRAPLLAILGVVTIAFSLFAFGLFGLVALNIRTALREVEDRVEIRAFLVEGATDTQVEQLMRRMERNPAVADVGYVSPDSALARARAELEEFRDVMDGTFLPGSVELRLREGQRDPETVAELARHLQTYPVVEEVRYGREWVEKLYRIRNIAALVGTVLGSVFALVAVIIIGSTIRMAILARTREIEIMRLVGATNMFVRLPYLIDGALKGLLGGILAAILSYGTTVVLARSLMQTQFFDARQLFLGILAGGLLGLLGSWVSVGRHLRQVWRD from the coding sequence ATGAAGCTCGCCCTGCGCGAGGTTATCCTCGCCTCCCGCCGCGCGCCGCTCCTGGCGATCCTCGGGGTCGTCACCATCGCGTTTTCGCTCTTCGCCTTCGGGCTCTTTGGCCTGGTGGCGCTCAACATTCGTACGGCGCTGCGCGAAGTCGAAGACCGAGTGGAGATCCGCGCGTTCCTCGTGGAGGGCGCCACCGATACGCAGGTCGAGCAACTGATGCGGCGCATGGAGAGGAATCCGGCCGTGGCTGACGTGGGGTACGTGTCGCCGGATTCGGCGCTCGCCCGCGCGCGCGCGGAGCTCGAGGAGTTCCGCGACGTCATGGATGGCACGTTCCTGCCGGGGTCGGTGGAACTGCGGCTGCGTGAAGGGCAACGCGATCCCGAGACGGTGGCCGAGCTCGCGCGACACCTGCAGACCTACCCCGTCGTGGAGGAAGTGCGCTACGGGCGAGAGTGGGTGGAGAAGCTCTACCGCATCCGCAACATCGCCGCGCTCGTGGGCACGGTGCTGGGTAGCGTTTTCGCGCTCGTGGCCGTGATCATCATTGGCAGTACCATCCGCATGGCCATCCTGGCGCGCACGCGCGAGATCGAGATCATGCGACTGGTGGGTGCCACCAACATGTTCGTACGCCTGCCGTATCTCATCGACGGCGCGCTCAAGGGGCTGCTGGGCGGCATCCTGGCCGCCATCCTGTCGTACGGTACCACGGTGGTGCTGGCACGTTCGCTCATGCAGACGCAGTTCTTCGACGCCCGGCAGCTGTTCCTCGGCATTCTGGCGGGCGGGCTGCTGGGCCTGCTCGGCAGTTGGGTGTCGGTGGGACGCCACCTGCGCCAGGTGTGGCGCGACTGA
- a CDS encoding PLP-dependent transferase, whose amino-acid sequence MSQSLSRRLAELEGAESALVLASGRAAVACTALALLRPGDHLLAGLALRVSTREFFMHELPALGTEVTYVDPREPRGWRRGLQRTTRALFVESPVIDSGRLVDLRPPRTIADELGIALIVDATGASPVNFTPLAHGADVVLHDATAFIEPHGEGEVGIVAGTEGLVEEVRLKMKAWGAEPHPAAYAQLERGLATLEVRVHHQNNAAHQVAQWAGTHPHVASVVYAGLPDHPDHPVLAQSFRGTGALLLLQLPDGHNPARVGAHATARLQQGVGPKRVATRFLAHGESGWLRVEVGLEPAEHVMDALAAALAVTAASPA is encoded by the coding sequence GTGTCTCAATCGCTGTCCCGTCGGCTGGCCGAGCTCGAGGGCGCTGAGTCGGCCCTCGTGCTGGCCAGCGGTCGCGCGGCAGTTGCCTGCACGGCGCTCGCGTTGCTCCGGCCGGGTGATCACCTGCTGGCCGGATTGGCGTTGCGCGTGTCCACGCGGGAGTTCTTCATGCATGAACTCCCCGCGCTTGGCACAGAGGTTACGTACGTCGATCCGCGGGAGCCGCGTGGCTGGCGACGCGGTCTGCAGCGAACCACGCGGGCGCTGTTCGTGGAGTCACCGGTGATCGACAGCGGACGGCTGGTGGACCTGCGCCCGCCCCGCACCATCGCCGATGAACTCGGGATCGCGCTCATCGTGGACGCCACGGGCGCCTCACCGGTCAACTTCACCCCGCTGGCGCATGGCGCCGATGTCGTGCTGCACGACGCCACGGCGTTCATCGAACCGCATGGCGAGGGCGAGGTGGGAATCGTGGCCGGTACCGAGGGGCTGGTGGAGGAAGTGCGGCTCAAGATGAAGGCCTGGGGTGCTGAGCCCCACCCGGCGGCATACGCCCAGCTCGAGCGCGGCCTCGCCACCCTCGAGGTGCGTGTGCACCATCAGAACAACGCGGCACATCAGGTCGCCCAGTGGGCCGGTACGCACCCCCACGTGGCCAGCGTGGTATACGCCGGTCTCCCCGACCACCCGGACCACCCGGTACTGGCGCAGTCGTTCAGGGGCACCGGTGCGCTGCTGCTGCTGCAGCTGCCCGACGGACACAACCCCGCGCGCGTGGGCGCGCACGCCACCGCGCGCCTCCAGCAGGGCGTCGGGCCCAAGCGGGTGGCCACCCGGTTCCTCGCGCACGGCGAGTCCGGATGGTTGCGCGTGGAGGTGGGGTTGGAGCCCGCCGAACACGTCATGGATGCCCTGGCCGCCGCCCTGGCCGTTACGGCCGCCTCTCCCGCGTAG
- a CDS encoding molybdopterin dinucleotide binding domain-containing protein — protein MSDDKKRLGGSVGGGRKLGVFSGFSPPLQVMGFIGTRKGDPDRGPMVRMRPDDALVRLVTAGDLVRVVSDRCSELAVLEIDESLPRGAVVLRDVVGASLADVIRVLRVDRPPRPRP, from the coding sequence AGCGCCTCGGGGGCTCCGTTGGCGGGGGGCGCAAGCTGGGGGTGTTCAGCGGGTTCTCCCCCCCGCTGCAGGTGATGGGGTTCATCGGCACCCGCAAGGGCGATCCCGACCGCGGACCCATGGTGCGCATGCGCCCCGATGACGCGCTCGTTCGCCTCGTGACCGCCGGCGATCTCGTGCGTGTGGTATCGGACCGCTGTTCCGAGCTGGCCGTCCTCGAGATCGATGAATCGCTCCCGCGCGGGGCCGTCGTCCTGCGGGACGTGGTGGGGGCTTCGCTGGCGGACGTCATCCGGGTCCTCCGGGTAGACCGCCCTCCCCGTCCTCGTCCCTGA
- the ftsE gene encoding cell division ATP-binding protein FtsE → MLHVANVSKEYPRSGMALRDVTFEMQKGEFVFLVGHSGAGKSTLLKLLTMAERPTTGEVRVSGFSSVSIRPREIPQLRRRLGVVFQDFRLLPDRTAEQNIAFALEVTGTPGAQIAPKVARLLTQVGLAARATAYPHELSGGEQQRVAIARALANDPFLLLADEPTGNLDDRATHAIYLLLREINARGTSVLMATHDVAMIQRAGMRCLELDHGQLVFDGTDVGSLVANMRGRRG, encoded by the coding sequence ATTCTTCATGTTGCGAACGTGTCGAAAGAGTATCCACGTTCGGGGATGGCGCTGCGTGATGTCACCTTCGAGATGCAGAAGGGCGAGTTCGTCTTTCTCGTGGGGCACTCGGGCGCCGGCAAGAGCACGCTGCTCAAGCTGCTCACGATGGCCGAGCGCCCCACCACCGGCGAGGTGCGGGTCTCGGGCTTCTCCAGCGTTTCGATCAGGCCGCGTGAGATCCCGCAGTTGCGCCGCCGCCTTGGCGTGGTGTTTCAGGATTTCCGCCTGCTTCCCGACCGCACGGCCGAACAGAACATCGCCTTTGCCCTCGAGGTGACGGGGACACCCGGCGCGCAGATTGCGCCGAAGGTCGCGCGACTGTTGACGCAGGTGGGGCTCGCCGCTCGGGCCACGGCGTATCCGCACGAGCTGTCGGGCGGTGAGCAGCAACGCGTGGCCATTGCGCGTGCCCTGGCCAACGATCCGTTCCTGCTGCTTGCCGACGAGCCCACGGGCAATCTCGACGATCGTGCCACCCACGCCATCTACCTGCTGCTGCGTGAGATCAACGCGCGCGGCACCTCGGTGCTCATGGCGACGCACGACGTGGCCATGATTCAGCGGGCGGGCATGCGCTGCCTTGAACTGGACCACGGGCAGCTCGTGTTCGACGGCACCGACGTGGGTAGTCTGGTGGCCAACATGCGCGGACGGCGCGGGTGA